In Levilactobacillus brevis, one DNA window encodes the following:
- a CDS encoding siphovirus Gp157 family protein, which produces MNLYELEGNLWHVVELANSAKPEDQQLFADTIESLQDSIADKAIGYGKVIKQLVADKKQLTDKIKHDQDRNRALSNNISRLKLALQHGMESAGKDKIKDIDLSIWIQNNPVSVAVTDDKLIPGEFTEVEKKLNKTAIKQALNDGEEVPGAKLVQTRSIRIK; this is translated from the coding sequence GAATCTATACGAACTTGAGGGCAACTTATGGCATGTCGTTGAATTAGCCAATAGTGCCAAGCCAGAAGATCAGCAACTGTTCGCTGACACAATCGAGAGCTTGCAAGACAGCATCGCTGACAAAGCAATCGGCTACGGAAAAGTTATTAAGCAGCTGGTAGCTGACAAAAAGCAACTGACAGATAAAATTAAACACGATCAAGACCGAAATCGTGCGTTGTCCAACAATATTAGTCGACTGAAATTAGCATTACAGCACGGAATGGAATCAGCAGGCAAGGACAAAATTAAAGATATTGACCTGTCTATTTGGATTCAAAATAACCCCGTTAGTGTTGCTGTGACGGACGATAAACTTATTCCTGGTGAATTTACTGAGGTAGAAAAGAAACTGAATAAAACGGCCATTAAACAGGCGCTCAATGATGGTGAAGAGGTTCCTGGTGCCAAGCTGGTACAGACACGGTCAATTCGAATTAAGTAG
- a CDS encoding HNH endonuclease, with protein sequence MSEYRQIPGYENLYEASSNGTIWTCEGKTTFRNIHGKRQKRVWKRRQIIPKREKRQSSTHYDLRVELWKNGSHQTKLVHRLIAMSFIPNPQNKPCINHIDGNSENNRPENLEWCTYKENQIHAFRTGLNKHCKRVELISTYDHKHHTFYSMAEASKFLKMSHGFVSGLVSRGIMNFGEYKILIKD encoded by the coding sequence ATGAGTGAATATAGACAAATTCCGGGGTATGAAAATCTTTATGAAGCAAGTAGTAATGGCACGATTTGGACATGTGAAGGTAAAACGACATTTAGGAATATACACGGAAAACGGCAAAAGCGAGTTTGGAAAAGGCGTCAAATTATACCTAAACGTGAGAAAAGGCAAAGCAGCACACATTATGATTTACGTGTCGAACTATGGAAAAATGGCTCACACCAAACAAAACTGGTTCATCGCTTAATTGCTATGTCATTTATACCGAACCCACAAAATAAGCCCTGCATTAATCATATTGACGGAAATTCTGAAAACAACCGTCCAGAAAATTTAGAATGGTGTACCTATAAGGAAAATCAAATACACGCATTCAGAACCGGTCTTAACAAGCATTGTAAACGTGTAGAGTTAATAAGCACGTATGATCATAAGCATCATACATTTTATAGCATGGCTGAAGCCAGCAAGTTTTTAAAAATGAGTCACGGTTTTGTTTCAGGACTTGTCAGTCGAGGAATCATGAATTTTGGTGAATACAAAATCCTTATAAAGGATTGA
- the ssb gene encoding single-stranded DNA-binding protein, whose protein sequence is MINRVVLTGRLTRDVDLRYTQGGAAVATFNLAVDRRFTNQQGEREADFVSCVIWRKSAENFANFFHKGSLVGIEGRIQTRNYENKQGQRVYVTEVIVENFSFLEPKNSTGNGSYQNNRPKNNTSDPFANNGESIDIQDSSLPF, encoded by the coding sequence ATGATTAATCGAGTAGTTTTGACCGGACGACTAACCCGCGATGTGGATTTACGGTATACGCAAGGCGGTGCTGCTGTAGCTACTTTCAATCTGGCCGTTGATCGGCGGTTTACCAACCAACAAGGTGAGCGAGAAGCTGATTTTGTTAGTTGCGTTATCTGGCGTAAGTCGGCAGAAAACTTTGCCAACTTTTTCCACAAGGGTTCTCTTGTCGGCATTGAAGGACGTATTCAAACACGCAACTATGAAAACAAACAAGGCCAACGCGTGTACGTCACAGAAGTTATTGTTGAGAACTTCTCGTTCTTGGAACCAAAGAACTCTACTGGCAACGGCAGTTATCAAAACAACAGGCCGAAAAATAATACGAGTGATCCGTTTGCTAACAACGGTGAGTCCATTGATATTCAAGATAGTTCGTTACCGTTTTAG
- a CDS encoding ERF family protein yields MEKSESIKNLATSMAQFRKNLLKAQPSKDGKSHYGNYVTLEDLTAAVDRALPDSLGYTQEATSDPNGVSITTMVFDASGEYIIYNPLSMPVQRKDAQAFGSAETYARRYSLSAAFGVSASKDDDGQQATKAAPNNRTAQQPAHRNNGTQQSNRQLLPVTKQQATTLNGLFEAMSKAASAPIEAVRNGYLEKLNVSQVKDLTHDGANQLISLVIAQLRKQNEKGNSND; encoded by the coding sequence ATGGAAAAAAGTGAATCAATTAAGAATTTGGCTACTAGCATGGCTCAGTTCCGTAAGAATTTACTCAAAGCACAACCAAGTAAAGATGGAAAAAGTCATTATGGGAACTATGTAACTTTGGAAGACCTAACCGCTGCAGTAGATAGGGCGCTGCCAGATTCGTTAGGCTATACGCAGGAAGCGACCAGCGATCCCAATGGTGTCTCTATTACGACTATGGTGTTTGATGCTAGTGGCGAGTACATTATTTACAATCCACTTAGCATGCCAGTGCAGCGTAAAGATGCACAGGCATTCGGATCTGCTGAAACTTATGCACGACGATATAGTTTATCAGCGGCATTCGGTGTATCCGCTTCTAAAGATGACGATGGACAACAAGCAACTAAAGCGGCTCCTAACAACCGTACGGCACAACAACCAGCTCATAGGAATAACGGGACACAACAAAGTAATCGTCAACTACTGCCTGTAACTAAACAGCAGGCCACAACACTTAATGGATTGTTTGAGGCAATGAGTAAGGCAGCAAGCGCCCCAATTGAAGCTGTTAGAAACGGTTATCTGGAAAAATTAAACGTTAGCCAGGTCAAAGATTTGACGCATGATGGTGCTAACCAATTGATCAGCCTAGTGATTGCTCAATTGAGAAAACAAAATGAGAAGGGGAATTCTAATGATTAA